A stretch of the Actinotalea sp. JY-7876 genome encodes the following:
- the nagB gene encoding glucosamine-6-phosphate deaminase, with translation MEVVIDSSPERLAEIAADAVERLLQRKPDAVLGLATGSSPLLVYRELAARHAAGTLSFARARAFLLDEYVGLPADHPERYRRVIERELEQLVDFAPDAVQAPDGNAEDLVAACASYEAAMADAGGVDLQLLGVGTDGHVAFNEPGSSLGSRTRVKTLTPQTRRDNARFFDGDVEAVPRHVLTQGLATILGARHLVLLATGRGKAEAVHHLVEGSVSALWPATVLQHHPHVTVLLDEAAASRLQLADYYRQTWASKPDWQHI, from the coding sequence ATGGAAGTCGTGATCGACAGCTCCCCGGAGCGACTCGCGGAGATCGCCGCGGACGCGGTCGAGCGCCTCCTGCAGCGCAAGCCCGACGCCGTCCTCGGCCTCGCGACGGGCTCCTCGCCGCTCCTCGTGTACCGCGAGCTCGCGGCGCGCCACGCGGCGGGCACGTTGTCCTTCGCGCGGGCGCGGGCGTTCCTGCTCGACGAGTACGTGGGCCTGCCGGCCGACCACCCCGAGCGGTACCGCCGGGTCATCGAGCGGGAGCTGGAGCAGCTCGTCGACTTTGCGCCGGACGCGGTCCAGGCGCCCGACGGCAACGCCGAGGACCTCGTCGCCGCGTGCGCGTCGTACGAGGCCGCGATGGCCGACGCCGGGGGTGTCGACCTGCAGCTGCTCGGCGTCGGGACCGACGGTCACGTCGCCTTCAACGAGCCCGGGTCCTCGCTCGGGTCCCGCACCCGCGTCAAGACGCTCACGCCGCAGACCCGCCGCGACAACGCGCGGTTCTTCGACGGGGACGTCGAGGCCGTGCCGCGGCACGTCCTGACGCAGGGGCTGGCCACCATCCTCGGCGCCCGCCACCTCGTCCTGCTCGCGACCGGCCGGGGCAAGGCCGAGGCGGTGCACCACCTCGTCGAGGGCTCCGTCAGCGCCCTGTGGCCCGCCACGGTGCTCCAGCACCACCCCCACGTGACGGTGCTCCTCGACGAGGCGGCCGCGAGCCGCCTCCAGCTGGCCGACTACTACCGCCAGACGTGGGCGAGCAAGCCGGACTGGCAGCACATCTGA
- a CDS encoding DUF2975 domain-containing protein, producing the protein MNLTRTAVGLLRVFLVLLLVLCVVGQFLSWPGQFAHLAQEEPLLAHLRWPLTATAILVLVGVEVVVVCVWRLLGMVTADRIFSPQALRWVDGIVWALAATWLVAAAGSLALGITIFATPELRDPGVPALLVGMLLAAAVVVLLMVVMRALLRQAVALRTDMDAVI; encoded by the coding sequence ATGAACCTCACCCGTACCGCCGTCGGGCTGCTCCGGGTCTTCCTGGTGCTGCTGCTCGTGCTCTGCGTCGTCGGCCAGTTCCTCTCGTGGCCGGGTCAGTTCGCCCACCTGGCACAGGAGGAGCCGCTCCTGGCGCACCTGCGGTGGCCGCTCACCGCGACGGCGATCCTCGTGCTCGTCGGGGTCGAGGTCGTCGTCGTGTGCGTGTGGCGGCTGCTCGGCATGGTCACAGCCGACCGGATCTTCAGCCCGCAGGCGCTGCGATGGGTCGACGGCATCGTCTGGGCGCTGGCGGCGACGTGGCTGGTGGCCGCCGCCGGGTCGCTCGCGCTCGGCATCACGATCTTCGCCACGCCGGAGCTGCGCGACCCCGGGGTGCCGGCGCTCCTGGTCGGGATGCTCCTTGCCGCGGCTGTCGTCGTCCTGCTCATGGTCGTCATGCGCGCGCTGCTGCGGCAGGCGGTCGCCCTGCGCACCGACATGGACGCGGTGATCTGA
- a CDS encoding helix-turn-helix transcriptional regulator, with amino-acid sequence MPIVVRIDVELAKRKMSVGEFADRVGLTPANVAVLKNGRAKAVRFSTLEAMCRVLECQPGDLLEWVPDD; translated from the coding sequence ATGCCCATCGTCGTGCGCATCGACGTCGAGCTCGCCAAGCGGAAGATGAGCGTGGGCGAGTTCGCGGACCGGGTCGGGCTCACGCCGGCCAACGTCGCCGTCCTCAAGAACGGGCGCGCGAAGGCCGTGCGCTTCAGCACGCTGGAGGCGATGTGCCGCGTGCTCGAGTGCCAGCCCGGCGACCTCCTGGAGTGGGTCCCGGACGACTAG
- a CDS encoding DUF1540 domain-containing protein, translating to MSITMPAVAECTVDGCSYNHDGCHAFAITVSSAGGSADCGTFIPLGTKGGLDRVVAQVGACSRTDCLHNRSLECAATGVRIGAGAGDHAANCLTYQPH from the coding sequence ATGAGCATCACGATGCCGGCTGTCGCCGAGTGCACGGTCGACGGCTGCTCCTACAACCACGACGGCTGCCACGCCTTCGCGATCACCGTGAGCAGCGCGGGCGGCTCCGCGGACTGCGGCACCTTCATCCCCCTGGGGACCAAGGGCGGCCTCGACCGCGTCGTCGCGCAGGTCGGCGCCTGCTCGCGCACGGATTGCCTGCACAACCGGTCGCTCGAGTGCGCCGCCACGGGGGTGCGCATCGGCGCCGGCGCGGGCGACCACGCCGCCAACTGCCTGACGTACCAGCCGCACTGA